In one Melaminivora jejuensis genomic region, the following are encoded:
- a CDS encoding DNA-3-methyladenine glycosylase, with protein sequence MQPLVPAALDFTLPAQALAPLLIGVTLLVDGVGGRIVETEAYDASDPASHSFRGPTARNAAMFGPAGRAYVYRSYGVHWCLNLVCGRPEDGAAVLIRALQPTHGLEAMRARRRLPEGGDVRLLCAGPGRLAQALGIDGSFDHLPLDAPPFSLLAPQDAAPAPALVVGPRIGITRAVDVPWRFGAAGSRFLSRPFQKI encoded by the coding sequence GTGCAGCCACTGGTGCCCGCCGCGCTCGACTTCACGCTGCCCGCCCAGGCGCTGGCCCCGCTGCTCATCGGCGTCACGCTGCTGGTCGATGGCGTGGGCGGGCGCATTGTCGAGACCGAGGCCTATGACGCCAGCGACCCGGCCTCGCACAGCTTTCGCGGCCCGACGGCGCGCAACGCGGCCATGTTCGGGCCGGCGGGGCGGGCCTATGTCTATCGCTCGTATGGCGTGCATTGGTGCCTGAACCTGGTGTGCGGGCGGCCCGAGGACGGCGCCGCCGTGCTGATCCGCGCGCTGCAGCCCACGCATGGCCTGGAGGCCATGCGCGCGCGGCGCAGGCTGCCCGAAGGCGGGGATGTGCGCCTGCTGTGCGCCGGGCCGGGGCGGCTGGCGCAGGCGCTGGGCATCGACGGCAGCTTCGACCATCTGCCGCTGGATGCGCCGCCTTTCAGCTTGCTGGCACCACAGGACGCCGCGCCGGCGCCGGCCCTGGTGGTCGGCCCGCGCATTGGCATCACCCGGGCAGTGGATGTGCCGTGGCGCTTTGGCGCGGCTGGCTCGCGTTTTTTGAGCCGGCCTTTTCAGAAAATTTGA
- a CDS encoding PACE efflux transporter encodes MPESNSRTPVRRPSSPPPLIPGLQGARRRVVFVSLYEFIAIVASSLLFMAIGQEAAASGVMSVVASTLAIIWNVTFNHLFERWEARQSVKGRSVLRRIVHALGFEGGLALMLIPLMAWWFGVGLWQATLMEAGLLVFFLVYTYAFNWAFDRIFGLPASALALPEATPA; translated from the coding sequence ATGCCTGAGAGCAACTCCCGCACACCCGTGCGCCGCCCATCTTCCCCGCCCCCCCTGATCCCCGGCCTGCAAGGCGCGCGCCGGCGGGTGGTCTTCGTCAGCCTGTACGAATTCATTGCCATCGTCGCCTCCAGCCTGCTGTTCATGGCCATCGGCCAGGAGGCGGCGGCCTCGGGCGTCATGTCGGTCGTGGCCTCGACGCTGGCCATCATCTGGAACGTGACCTTCAACCATCTGTTCGAGCGCTGGGAGGCGCGCCAGAGCGTCAAGGGTCGCTCGGTGCTGCGCCGCATCGTGCACGCCCTGGGCTTCGAGGGCGGGCTGGCGCTGATGCTGATCCCGCTGATGGCCTGGTGGTTCGGCGTCGGCCTGTGGCAGGCCACGCTGATGGAGGCCGGGCTGCTGGTGTTCTTCCTGGTCTATACCTACGCCTTCAACTGGGCCTTCGACCGCATCTTCGGCCTGCCCGCGTCGGCCCTGGCGCTGCCTGAAGCCACGCCCGCCTGA
- a CDS encoding Rpn family recombination-promoting nuclease/putative transposase, with protein MPPPSSHQHDSGYKQLFSHPQMVRDLLLGFVPGPWRERADFSSLERVNASYVSESDRQRHDDMVWRLKVGEQWVWVYLLLEFQSEADAWMALRMLVYVGLLSQHLVKEGELQDGKLPAIVPIVLYNGAPAWKAATDVAECYAPSLPGLEPYRPRLLYHLVDEARLKLHSLQGVRNLAEALFQLEQSRTPEDIIRVLKSLGEVLQGQEMQQLRRTVDIWVRKLLRRKVPKANITDIETITDLLEGHAMLEQTIERWFDEATMRGVRQGRQEGRQEGRQEGRLEGLARAIALQVQMRFGSVPSWVDARLQAATQDELLAWAAAILTAASVQELFGQADGQRS; from the coding sequence ATGCCACCGCCCTCTTCGCACCAGCACGACAGCGGCTACAAGCAATTGTTCTCGCACCCCCAGATGGTGCGCGACCTGCTGCTGGGCTTCGTGCCCGGGCCGTGGCGCGAGCGAGCGGACTTCTCGTCACTGGAGCGCGTCAACGCCAGCTATGTGAGCGAATCCGACCGCCAGCGCCACGACGACATGGTCTGGCGCCTCAAGGTGGGCGAGCAGTGGGTGTGGGTCTATTTGCTGCTGGAGTTCCAAAGCGAGGCGGACGCCTGGATGGCGCTGCGCATGTTGGTCTATGTAGGCCTGCTGTCGCAGCACCTGGTCAAGGAGGGGGAATTGCAGGACGGCAAGCTCCCTGCCATCGTGCCCATCGTGCTGTACAACGGCGCGCCGGCGTGGAAGGCCGCCACCGACGTGGCCGAGTGCTACGCGCCCAGCCTGCCCGGGCTGGAACCCTATCGCCCGCGCCTGCTCTACCACCTGGTCGACGAGGCGCGGCTGAAGCTGCATTCCCTGCAGGGAGTGCGCAACCTGGCCGAGGCGCTGTTTCAACTGGAGCAAAGCCGCACGCCCGAGGACATCATCCGCGTGCTCAAAAGCCTGGGCGAGGTGCTGCAGGGCCAGGAGATGCAGCAGCTGCGGCGTACGGTGGACATCTGGGTGCGCAAGCTGCTGCGGCGCAAGGTGCCCAAAGCTAACATCACCGACATTGAGACCATCACCGACCTGTTGGAGGGCCATGCCATGCTGGAGCAGACGATTGAACGCTGGTTTGATGAGGCCACCATGCGCGGCGTGCGCCAGGGGCGGCAGGAGGGGCGGCAGGAGGGCCGGCAAGAGGGCCGTCTTGAAGGCCTGGCCCGCGCCATCGCCCTGCAGGTGCAGATGCGCTTTGGCAGCGTACCGTCCTGGGTCGATGCCCGCTTGCAAGCCGCCACACAGGACGAGCTGCTGGCCTGGGCGGCGGCCATCCTCACGGCGGCCTCGGTGCAGGAGTTGTTTGGCCAGGCGGACGGCCAGCGCTCTTGA
- a CDS encoding TonB-dependent receptor plug domain-containing protein, with protein sequence MNAFSPRRLAVLTALACAATAHAKEPATVLDALVVTGTRTATTVRDNPASVSIVERETIENNGSGSIAELLRDVPGVSVVDSAVAGIQRIRIRGEQSNRVVILVDGQELTDHSSFGSPLLVDPANIERIEVVRGPASVLYGAKAIGGVINIITRTGAAAPLATEVGATLDSGTRGWRGWTALSGTQGRLDWRVSASADEHGDRRVAKGSYSADGRLDNSSYANQDVSAHLGLKLDEAGRHYVALKANHHSLRADGWQDPFALVTLRNVDINPTIAGRQARIDIAEAAISQFNANLPQRDLSKLGLHYEGKELGPVLRKVSADAFVQRVDREFGNLIRIRGRGGRVHIPGPGAGMTIPLNTSDIVMDSASTDRTDTWGASVQLDWRLHPDHYTVLGGQWLRDDLQTTKLNNITVVGANPLPPLPQYQPPFGVRSTAYDRATMQTASAFVQDEWTLARDWKLTGGLRYYRVSSSLDETTSSAHQAGERSRHGRFVKALGLTWTGLAHSTVRAGYSEGYVMPSLLEQFTDSRAGRGIVLHGNPELAPERSKNYELGLRYQNQGVVFDGTLFASRAKDYITFESCAIGGRCSGGDIYVNADSARSYGLELLTEYLVPGTSLTPYVSATWMRRQITVDDFSTYQTDVPRLAGRLGLRYEDTIANANTWLDVFVQGATAVDKRERDIEKSGKVSRHLAGWGTLNLAVGTSFGPQDRYRVALHLNNLLDKGYRAGVDELPGLGRNAVLTFSAKFQ encoded by the coding sequence CGGCTCGCTGTCCTGACCGCCCTGGCCTGCGCCGCCACGGCGCACGCCAAAGAACCCGCCACGGTGCTCGATGCGCTCGTCGTCACCGGCACGCGCACGGCCACCACGGTGCGCGACAACCCCGCATCGGTGTCCATCGTCGAGCGCGAGACGATAGAGAACAACGGCTCGGGCAGCATCGCCGAGCTGCTGCGCGACGTGCCGGGCGTGTCGGTGGTCGATTCGGCGGTGGCCGGCATCCAGCGCATCCGCATCCGGGGCGAGCAGTCCAACCGCGTGGTCATCCTGGTCGATGGCCAGGAGCTGACCGACCACAGCTCGTTCGGCTCGCCGCTGCTGGTCGATCCGGCCAACATCGAGCGCATCGAAGTCGTGCGCGGCCCGGCCTCGGTGCTCTACGGCGCCAAGGCCATTGGCGGAGTCATCAACATCATCACGCGCACAGGCGCAGCCGCGCCCCTGGCCACCGAGGTGGGCGCGACCCTGGATAGCGGCACGCGCGGCTGGCGCGGCTGGACGGCGCTGTCGGGCACGCAGGGCCGGCTGGACTGGCGCGTGTCGGCCAGCGCCGACGAGCACGGCGACCGCCGCGTCGCCAAGGGGTCATACAGCGCCGATGGCCGGCTGGACAACTCGTCGTATGCCAACCAGGACGTGAGCGCGCACCTGGGCCTCAAGCTCGACGAGGCCGGCCGGCACTACGTGGCGCTCAAGGCCAACCACCACAGCCTGCGCGCCGACGGCTGGCAGGATCCGTTCGCCCTGGTGACTTTGAGGAACGTGGACATCAACCCGACCATCGCCGGGCGGCAGGCGCGCATCGACATCGCCGAGGCGGCCATCAGCCAGTTCAACGCCAACCTGCCCCAGCGCGACCTGAGCAAGCTGGGCCTGCACTACGAGGGCAAGGAGCTGGGGCCGGTGCTGCGCAAAGTGAGCGCCGATGCCTTCGTGCAGCGCGTCGATCGGGAGTTCGGCAACCTGATCAGAATCCGGGGCCGGGGCGGGCGCGTCCACATCCCCGGGCCGGGGGCGGGAATGACCATCCCCTTGAACACCAGCGACATCGTGATGGACTCGGCCTCCACCGACCGCACCGACACCTGGGGCGCCAGCGTGCAGCTGGACTGGCGTCTGCACCCCGATCACTACACCGTGCTCGGCGGGCAGTGGCTGCGCGACGACCTGCAGACCACCAAGCTCAACAACATCACCGTGGTGGGCGCCAACCCGCTGCCGCCGCTGCCGCAGTACCAGCCACCGTTCGGCGTGCGCAGCACGGCCTATGACCGCGCCACCATGCAGACTGCCTCGGCCTTCGTGCAGGACGAGTGGACGCTGGCGCGCGACTGGAAGCTCACCGGCGGCCTGCGCTACTACCGCGTCAGCTCCTCGCTGGACGAAACCACCAGCAGCGCCCACCAGGCCGGCGAGCGCAGCCGGCACGGGCGCTTCGTCAAGGCGCTGGGCCTGACCTGGACGGGCCTGGCGCATTCCACCGTGCGCGCCGGCTATTCCGAGGGCTACGTCATGCCCTCGCTGCTGGAGCAGTTCACCGACTCGCGCGCCGGGCGTGGCATCGTGCTGCACGGCAATCCAGAACTTGCGCCCGAGCGCTCGAAGAACTACGAACTCGGCCTGCGCTACCAGAACCAGGGCGTGGTCTTCGACGGCACACTGTTCGCCAGCCGTGCCAAGGACTACATCACCTTCGAGTCCTGCGCCATTGGCGGGCGTTGCAGCGGCGGCGACATCTACGTCAACGCCGACAGCGCCAGGAGCTACGGCCTGGAGCTGCTGACGGAATACCTGGTGCCGGGCACCAGCCTGACGCCATATGTCTCCGCCACCTGGATGCGCCGCCAGATCACGGTCGATGATTTCTCCACCTACCAGACCGACGTGCCACGCCTGGCCGGGCGCCTGGGCCTGCGCTACGAGGACACCATCGCCAACGCCAACACCTGGCTGGACGTATTCGTGCAGGGCGCCACGGCGGTGGACAAGCGCGAGCGCGACATCGAGAAATCCGGCAAGGTCTCGCGCCACCTGGCCGGCTGGGGCACGCTCAACCTGGCCGTGGGCACCAGCTTCGGCCCGCAGGATCGCTACCGCGTCGCCCTGCACCTGAACAACCTGCTGGACAAGGGCTACCGCGCCGGCGTCGATGAGCTGCCCGGCCTGGGGCGCAATGCAGTGCTGACGTTCTCGGCCAAGTTCCAGTGA